AATCAATCAAGGCATTCAAATTGAAAACCTTGACTTTGAGTATCTGCCAGGAAAACCAATCCTTAAGAATGTTAATATTGACGTGAAAAAAGGTCAAATGGTTGCCCTTGTTGGTCCTACTGGTTCTGGTAAAACCACTGTCATGAACTTGATGAATCGTTTTTACGACGTCAATGGTGGTGCGATTAAGTTTGACGGTACAGATATTCGTGAATTTGATTTGGATAGCCTTCGCTCAAACGTAGGGATTGTTTTGCAAGAGTCCGTCCTCTTTGATGGAACGATTGCCGACAACATCAAGTTTGGTAAACCCAATGCGACGCAAGAAGAAATTGAAACAGTCGCAAAAACAACGCATATTCATGAGTTTATTGAAAGCTTGCCAGAAGGTTATAACACACACGTTTCTGATGATGAATCTGTCTTCTCAGTGGGTCAAAAACAACAAATCTCTATCGCACGGACGATTTTGACGAATCCAGAACTTTTGATTTTGGACGAAGCAACTTCAAATGTGGATACGGTGACTGAGCAACAAATCCAATGGGCGATGGAAGCGGCTATTGCTGGTCGTACTTCATTTGTTATTGCCCACCGTTTGAAAACAATTCTTAATGCAGATAAGATTGTTGTCCTTAAAGATGGTGAAGTTATCGAAGAAGGAAATCACCATGAGCTTGTTGCACAAGGTGGATTCTACTCGGAACTCTATCATAATCAGTTTGTCTTTGAATAAGAAAGAGGCGCTCCGGCGTCTTTTTTTTGCTCAAATATCGAGAGCAGATGTTTGATTTTAGGGGAAAAACTTCAAAAATTGCTTTTTTATAGGATTTATTTCACTTTTTTGATAAAGAAGTTTGTCAAAAGACCTGAAAATTGATAAAATAAAGGGCGGTGCAATTACACTTGCATGAAAAAAATTGAAAAGTAATGAAAAAATGAAAAAAATAGTAATTAACGGCGGAAAGCGAATCTCGGGAAAAATAACCATTTCTGGAGCGAAAAATTCAGTGGTTGCACTGATTCCAGCAACCATCTTGGCAAATGATGTGGTGACTTTGGAAGGTGTTCCAGATATTTCTGATGTGGAAAGCTTGATTGAAATCATGGAAATCATGGGGGCAAAAGTTGAGCGACATCGTGAAGAAGGACGGCTTGTCATTGATACACGGTCTGTCGTTTCACGTCCTTTGCCTTATGGTAAAATCAATTCGTTACGGGCATCTTATTATTTCAATGGTGCGCTTTTGGGACGCTTTGGTCAGGCGACAGTTGGGTTACCTGGCGGATGTGATTTGGGGCCGCGTCCAACGGATTTGCATGATAAAGCTTTTAAAGCTTTGGGAGCAAGAAAACTTCAACAAGAAGAAGCGGAGCATTTGGAAGTCATTGGCGATCATTTGGTCGGAACGACGATTTATATGGATATGGTATCGGTGGGAGCAACAATCAATACCATGCTTGCAGCCAGTCGTGCTAAGGGATTGACTGTGATTGAGAATGCGGCGCGCGAGCCAGAAATCATTGATGTGGCGACTTTACTTAATAATATGGGCGCTCAAGTTCGAGGAGCGGGAACAGATACAATCCGTATCCTTGGAACAGATACGATGCATGGCGCGCAACATACCGTTATTCCAGACCGCATTGAGGCAGGGACTTATTTGGCACTTGCTGCGGCAATGGGAGATGGTGTGGTGATTGAGAATATCATCTATGAACATTTGGAATCTTTCATTGCTAAGTTGGAAGAGATGGGTGTGCGGATGACGATTCGTGAGGATAGTATTGAAGTTCACAAGTCAGAAAATCTTAAAGCGGTAAATATCACTACGGTGCCTTATCCTGGATTTGCGACAGATTTACAACAGCCAATCACACCGCTTTTGTTGCAAACAAAGGGTCGTGGTTGGATTGTTGATACGATCTATGAAAAACGAGTGAATCATGTGCCAGAATTAGCACGTATGGGAGCCGATATTTCTGTCTTGGAAGATCGTATTATTTATGAAGCCCCAAATGAGTTGACAGGTAATCAAGTAAAAGCTACGGATTTGCGAGCCGGTGCAGCTTTAGTAACTGCTGGTGTGATTGCACAGGGTAAAACGGAAATTACGAATATTGAGTTCATTTTGCGTGGTTATGATCATATTATTGAAAAATTAACTGCGGTTGGTGTGGATATTCAACTGGTTGATTTGTGACAAAGT
The DNA window shown above is from Lactococcus sp. S-13 and carries:
- a CDS encoding UDP-N-acetylglucosamine 1-carboxyvinyltransferase yields the protein MKKIVINGGKRISGKITISGAKNSVVALIPATILANDVVTLEGVPDISDVESLIEIMEIMGAKVERHREEGRLVIDTRSVVSRPLPYGKINSLRASYYFNGALLGRFGQATVGLPGGCDLGPRPTDLHDKAFKALGARKLQQEEAEHLEVIGDHLVGTTIYMDMVSVGATINTMLAASRAKGLTVIENAAREPEIIDVATLLNNMGAQVRGAGTDTIRILGTDTMHGAQHTVIPDRIEAGTYLALAAAMGDGVVIENIIYEHLESFIAKLEEMGVRMTIREDSIEVHKSENLKAVNITTVPYPGFATDLQQPITPLLLQTKGRGWIVDTIYEKRVNHVPELARMGADISVLEDRIIYEAPNELTGNQVKATDLRAGAALVTAGVIAQGKTEITNIEFILRGYDHIIEKLTAVGVDIQLVDL